The sequence AGAGCACGGACTTTGAGATcaaatagacccaaaatggagtCCTAATTGTGCTATTCACTCATTGCATGACCTTAGGTGGCTGACTTCTAGTGATAGCATGTGCCCAACCAATGACCATGGCCTCATGACCATGACCAAGGTCACTATAAGGATAAGACCTGGTTTCAGTCCTCAGAGACCTGAGGAAGTAACGGGGATGCCTCCCCGCACCACCCCCCAACAAGCCAGAGCTCCCACCTCAGGAAGGCACAGCCCCTCCCAAGGAGCGGGGTGATCCCCCTGCtggagggtggggcgggggacagGCAGGGGCCCCAGGGCAGTTGGCTGCCCGCTCTGCCGGCCACTCACCTTCCATGAGGACCTGCAGGTAGATCTTTCCGTGGCCGCGGTGGCGGTCGGGCGGGTTCATGATGTAGCAGTTGTAGGTGCCCGCATCCTCGAGCTGCACATTTCTCAGTGTCACCGACACGTCATACTTGCTGGGGTTCCCCGAGAACTCCACGCGGTCTCGGAACCGCTCCAGCTTCAGGTTGATGATCTTCATGCGGAACTGGAGGAACTGGGGAGGAGGAACCGCATGATCGAGCAGCTGCAAGGAGAGGGcgtgcacccctccccccaatccaCCTGGTTCCCTGGAAGAGAGGCGGCTACCTCCAGGTCTCTGCCGCCCTcccagggccacccaggtgtGACCACACACCTTCTGCGGAAGCCCTCTGGAGCAGACTGCCCAccaggatccccagggtcctggtccACGGCAAGGGGCAGACGGTGGGAAATGTGGGCTTCATGCCCCGgagctcctgctccctccctccccgccgaCCCCCTCCAGGGACTCACCATCTCCTCAGAGCAGTTACTACACTCCTGGTAGGTCCAGTTCAGGGAGAACTGTTTGTGGTTCACTGTGTAGCAGGAGTTGAATGTACAGGGCAGACGGGCATCAGAGCCATTGAGGACGTTGAGTGTGGTAGGTACTGTGACCTCCATGGTCCGCCCCGGCGGCACTGTGGATAAAGTGACAAGCTGGTGAGGATTCTGGCTCATGGGCCCAGGGAGGCAGCAAGCCTTCTGCACCtgatggggagaggagcagagcctTGGCCTTGGGCTGGATCccttgggtctgaaatgagtcagGGAGTGGTGTGGGGCGGGCAAAGCTCCCCAGGGTACGTGATGTGGCCCTTGGAGTAAAGCAAGGCTTGGTGGGGAGAGAAGTCGCCTATTAAGCCAGGGCAGACGAATGGCCCCAAGTCTTTCCCAGGACCATAGATGTGCAACCCCTCATCTGGCTGTCCTGCCCCAGCTCTACTATTATCACCTGCTAGCAGAAGACCGTGGACAAGGGACTCCACTgtgctggcctcagtttcccccttctCAACTCTGCTGATCCAAAGCCCACACGGCAGAAAGCCTTCAGGACAGGTGAAGATTCAGAAGGCCTTGCTCTCTATGCACGAGGGCCACAGGAAAGCCCAGCCCCCTGCTCTTCCCCGGGGTTTCTGGCAAGCAAGAAAAATGGCAGCCAAGCAGTGGGAGGTAAGAggcatcccagaagaagaggCACAATTCCAAGGGACCAACGGATGCATCAACGAGGACAGGAGTCCCTTCTGGAGATGTCAGACCTGGAAATGTCCCAGCAAGGAGCTGACATAGGCTGAAGGGGTGACATAATGGGGACAGCAGATTTCTGTCAAATCCTATAAGGAGCACCAGGCCTAGTGTAGAAGAGTTGGGTGCTGGGGCTGCCTGGCCCCCTTGGACACCCTCAGCAGAGCAGAGGCTAGGGTGAGCTGAGGGAGCCCAAGCCCTTCCAGTTGAAGCCGCAGGGATCTCTATGGGGCAGAAAGCCTTGGACACAGAATTTAAGGGGTCATCCACCCTCAGGGTCAGGCAGACATGTCTTTAAACTGCACACCATAGGTCCCTCACTGGCCTCACCTTAGTACGAACTTAACGCTAAGATTTTCTGCCAAAATCGTCGAAACCTCATCccaaaatattcattttgtttatagaGTTAAACAGTAACGTCCAGAATCAGCcacgcattcattcatttaccccATATTTACAAGCCACCCCCCCACACGCCCCTGCACTTAGCCTACGCCCCAGGACTTACTGCTGTGAACAATGGCGGCAGAGTCCCCGCCACATGAAGTTTGCCATCTAGGGAAGGGAACACACCCtaacaaggaagaaaattataatgtAACTATGTAGTGATGTCTGGCAGCTACTGTAAGAATTATAGCAAAGCAAAGGGGTGTTGTTTCCTACCCACAGTCAGGGAGGACTGCTCGGAGGAGCTGACGTGTAGGCAGCCCCTGACAAGGTGAGGGAGTGAGCCATCTCAAATCCTGAAGGAATCAAGTGCAGAGCAGTGGAGCATCAAGACCACAGTCCCAGTGGCTGGAATGAGCTTCTTGTGTCTGCATCACAAGGAGCAGCAATCAAGGAGCAAATGGTAGGATCCCAGAGTTAGGCAGGAGTGAGGCACTAGGGGCTCTGGGTGGCCAGAATTTGGGATTCcgattttcttctgtgtgtgaTAGAAAGCTCTCTGGGGCTTGGGGGTGGAGGCGGGAGGGGTGCAAacggaggaggggcagagggcgtgGCTAGGAAGCTATGGCTACAGGAAGAGCGTAGACTAGGAGATCCCTGAGACACGGGgccccttccagctctgccttCCATCGCTGGGGGGATGTGGGCAAGCTCCTTCACCTTCCAAGGCCCAGTCGCCTGCTCCGTAAAACAGAACTGATGACAGCCACCTCCTGGGGCTGCCATCATCAtttcaaagagataaaatactaaaagcgtGATGCGCAGGCTGGCAGCTCCTGCTACCCTACATTCTCCTTAAGTTCTGCCCTCCCGAACAGGAAGGCCTTATGGGACAGTGTCCTGGCAGAGGGCAGCCCCTTGGAATTCCCCCAGCTTTGGCACCCGGCCGGCCCGCGGCGCAGGCCGGAAGCATCACCCGCAGGTCTCACCTTGCCAAACCGCGGTGTAGCGCACAGCAGCTGGGCCCCTCCCCGGAAGCAGCCCCAGCGCAGCCTGCGAACCGGGGGATGTCGGTCTGCTGAGCTCCTCCCCCGGGATGAGTGGCCGGGGCTCAGTGGACAGGATTTAAGGACAGGAGGGGCTCCGACCTGCTGGCTCTAGAGGTCGCAGCGGAGTCTTAGGTGGAGGCATTAGGCGTGCAGACCCACCTGCAGCGCCCTCGCTTCTGGGAGTGTGGGCTGCGCTCACTAGGGGAGCGTGACCTGGGGAGGCTGAGTGGGCCTGCCAAGAAGAACAAAGCCCATTTCCCGGATCCCCGCTCTCATCAGCATTATGAAAGCACCTAGCACAGCGCCAGGCAAGGAGGAGGTGTGCAGAAAATGCCACTGCCGCCCGCGCTCTGCAGAGGCAGAGAAATCTGCAGGGAAGCAACCAGGCAGGGCCTTGTCCTGAGCTCACCTCTTACCCGAGTAAGGCCCCCGCTTCTCTAACCCCCTCCGAGTGCCGCTACCTTCCCAGGGCTCCTTCCCAAAAGGGGCCTCCGACCGACCCCAGAAAGCAGGTGCTGTGAAACGGGCTGACCTATCCCTGGCCTTTTTCCCAGGTCAGCCCCCATCCCTCAGATGAGAACTTGAATTCCACAAGCAGCCCCCTCCGCTGAGAAGGAGCCCGCACCCTGCCGTGTGGAAGGGCAGAGCTGCGGGGAGGTCCTTTCTGGCTGAGCAGAGGGAGCCGAGGTGCAATGCGGAGTCCCTTTACTTCCTGCAGCCCAGCCGCCTGGCCCCGGCTGGAGGCCCCAGGAGGGACGCGTGCGCCCTCTAGTGGTCAGAGACAACCAGGGAGTCCCAAGCGCAGAGAGACGCGGGGATGGTCACAACAGAGGAAGCCAGATGGGGCATCTCCAGAATTGGGGACCTAGACCCACCGCTTCCCCAGTGAGGCAAGTGAGGCACTGAGGGAAACACACAGAGGACGCGGACAAGCCGGGGCCAGACCGTGCTTCCTGACTCCTACTCTAAGTCACCCTCCTCAGCCTGAGTCCCCTACCAGCGTTTTAGACCTCTCACCAATCCAGGCCCCCATTAAAGCCGAAGAAAGCACCATGCAACAAGGTCAGAGCTGTGAGCAAAACCCCAGTAAACTCTGCGGCTCCTGGAAAGTAGCCAAGCCCGCAGCTAGGGCCATAGAAAGGACTTCCCAACAACAGAGTGCTTCCTGCAGGCCAGATGCTGTCTTACTCATTCCATAGATATGACCTCATTTGATACTTACAAGAGCCCTGTTACCACCCTGTTTTCCAGATGTTGCAATTGAGCACAAAGAAGTTACATGCATAGCCCAAGTTCACAGCTAATAAGTGACAAAGTTCCATTTTGGCCCAGGCTGCCAGGCTCCAGACAAGGGGTGAGGGGTTGAGGCCTGGTGATACTCCAAGGAATGCCAGGGAACAACCATGCCTCCACCCCcccatttctccccaccccccgactGTCTCCACAGCAGATCCAGCCCCAAACTGCCAGCCCCCAGCTCTAGAGGGGAATGGTACTGTTTAAAGGAACATCCATGAAAGGAAGCTCAGTCCTGGTTGTCCCATTTAGGACCAGGTCTGGGTCTCCTGATTTCCAACTGATAGAAAGGAAATGGGGATCAATGGGGGGTATAGTAAGGATGTGGCTTCTGGTCTTAGCTCCAAAACATCACTGGCCTCCAtcacccaggcctcccctccTTTCTTGGGGGGCCACATCTGGGCACCCCAGGTCCCATGCTATCCACTGTTCTAACTGGCCCATCTTTCAGAGATCACACAGATTTGCTCATGTCCTACCAAGCTCTGTCTCCGGCAAAGACAAAAGGGAACTCTCTCCATTCCTCTTTCCAACCCTACAGCAACCAATGAGgtaggtttattttcttcttcattaaaagAGAGTATCTAAGCAGAGGAATGGCCTCCCCAACCTTCTGAGGcagccccctgcctcccagaGGAGTGTGACACACAGACCCTGCCTCCTGCTTTCAGACCCTCCCCCACACCAGGATCTCCATCTCCAAGCCAAGTCTACCCCTGGCAACATGTCCTCACCACCCCTCCACTGGCTCCCTGTTGCTTTCAGGATCAAGTCCAGGCTCCTGGGCACAGCTTCCAACCCTTTGCCATCTGGGACCAACCTAAGTCTTGGCCTCCTCACCTGCAGCTCCCAACCATCTGTGCTTCCTCCACATCGGTGATCTCCGACTCCTTACTTTTCCTAACAAACCCACCTTCTTTCACCCCTCATGCCTCTGCATACGTTTATGCTTCAGGCCAGGAATCTCATTCACCCTTTTCAACTTGGGGCCCTCTTCCCTATGCTGCAGTTCACAGCTCATGAGGCATGCCACGAGGACAGCTTGCCCAGCACCTggaccctctccccagccctgttCCTATCACTTCCAGGTGACTGGAAGGCAGAACAGCCTTGTGGCCAAGCGGTGAGATCTTAGGCAAGAGAGTTAACCATCCAgaccccagtttcctcatctgtaaaatgggagacaATAATAGAATCCGACTCCTAGGGCagttgtgaggattacatgacTTGCAAATGTATGAAGCTCCCAGTGATGCCCGGTACATAGCCCTCGACGAAGGCTCGCTACTATCATGATCAGCATCATTATGATTTATCATTAGGACAGGCCCTGTGATGTTGTGCTGTCATTATCTGTTCGTGTGCCTGTGTCTGTGTCCCTTGGGAGGCTCTGGGGAACTTATTTCTACTCATCTTGGTATCCCTGGGTATCCCCTTGGTATCCCCAGAACAGTATGTGATACCAGATGGGCACTCCATAAATgtctgtggaaggaaggaaaggtattTCCCCTCCATGTCCAGAGCCCTGCAGATGCAGGCAGTGGGCCTGAGTGAGGACCGGACTCCACTTTCTAACCCTCGCCTAACTTAACCCAGTCTTGGTAACAAGGCTGGTGACTGCAGAGCCGATGGTCTTAAGAAAAACTCTGGCAAGTCCAGTCATTCAGACTATTTCTAGCTAAAAACTAGTCTCACGTGCCTCTGCTGTGTGTACGGCAGATTGCCCAGCTGGTTATCCTCTATGATTTACCTGCTCTATGGTTATTCTCACAAACCCTTCCCCTGATGTGGTCCCCCCTTTGTCATTTGTCCCTTCACCTTGGAGACTGACGCCATTACAATCACCAAAATTCCACTGTCCACCTGAGCCCTTAGACTTGGAGTGCCAGGGCCTACCTCATCATAGCATCAGTCAAGTTCAAGTTCAAGATCTACCACCCAGGTTGCAGAGGCTCTAGCTTCCTCCCACCATCACCTTACAAGCCCCATTCCCTGACCTCTTCACTCTAGACCCCATCCTCCCGGAAAACATTCCCTGGTCACAGTCATGGAGGCCCCTTCCTTTTTTCACTTAGATCAGGCTCTCATAAGACTGTCGCCCTTCCACAGGAAGCTCTCCCTAAGTGCCAAGAAAGTCACCTGTCCTCCATCCCTGGCTCCTTACCCCCAGGTCATCCCCCAACTCCCCGTCTCTTTGCCTGCCTTGAGATTCTTTGATCCATTCTTGTTAATATAGCAGTACCATTTCAGTAACATTGGGGGCAGTAGAGTTCAACAGCTAAGAACTAGAAGTCCGACAAACTGGTTCAAATCTCAGTTCACCTTACACTAGTCGTATGACTTTCAGTTACTTTAAGTAACTTACTTACTGcatttctctgtgcctgtttcctcatccataacaGAAGGATCATAACAGCACCTACCTCATTCGATTACTGATTATCCTGAGGACTAAATAAGGCATACACCCCCTGGGCATGTGAAAAGCCCAACtattattgagcacctgctgtatacCGCAGCTTTACACAAAACCCAGGCATTCTCCAGTTTACCCACGAAAGAACCAAAGCTCAGAAGGGTCAAGTCACTTGTCTATGGTCATGAAGTAAAGGTGATTTTAAACCCAGAACTGATTCCAAGGCTCACCGTCTTTGTATGGCCCAGTCTCTGTAGGGCCCAGGCTTCCGTAACATTCCTGCTCTGTTAATATGTCCAGTAACTCGGCAAAGTTAGTAGGCCTTATGACGCAAGCTGCCAGGGGCTCTGTGTTGTCTCTGTCTAGCACTCCTGCCCAATATCCAACCCAGCAcaccagagaaagacaaggagaaggggggaaggaggagggaggataGTAATGGGGACTAACCCCACTGACAATCCCTGGGCTTGACTACATCAGCAATGAGTAAGTTTAGGAGCAAGAAGGAAACTACCTATAAAGCAGGCTTGCAAATAACTCTCTAGCCCACCTACTCACCAGGAAGTCCTGAGTGGTCCAatgtgaaattagaaattaacatTTGGATCAGTTGACAAGGCTGTTTGCAAGGCTGGGCTGGTCTTAAAGGGCCACAGCCACACTCAGCcaaagagttcctttttttttttttttctttttttcctgatcccTTCACCTgactccctcctccactccatcTGGCCCAGAGGCCTCCATCAGCGCTAGCTTCAGCAAGTCTCTCCCCAATGCAGAGACCATACTTCAAGCCTGAtatcccccccccgccccccgacacATTTCCACAAATCAATGGTACAGATTTCCAGACTCAACTttctacctcccactcccccaaacATTCTTTCCTAATATCCTAAATCCACCAGATTCCAAAGATCATGGTCTACAAGAGAAGCCCCTTAAGAGAGCATGAAGACCCAGGACCCCATATTTGCAGCAGCTTAGAAAAAAATCCACGAAGAGACTTTGCAGAGCGACCtatcctcctcccccacccccacgtaAGTCCATTTCAGGGGAACCCAAAGAAAAATCACTTCCCATGGTTTTAACTGTCACCCCCGAGGCACGCTCAGATCCCCGACCCAACATTTCTGTGACCAGCTCGTCCCAGCGTTATGCAGTCCCCAACAATGTCTTCCCCCAGTCCCCGGTACCTCCCTTCCCAAGGACATGAAGGGAAGCTCCAGCAAGGTCTCCTTTCCTGCCCCCGGCCCCCATCCTCTTTCCAGCTGTGGCTACACTTCTGGACCCTCAGGAGCATGCAGATGTGCAGTCTAACTtacccaaagagaaaaagagactgagCCCCGTGAGACTGAAGGCAGGGCGAGGTAGCCAGGCATCTCTGTGCATTTTCAGAGACTGAGATGTTAGTCGGGTGGGATAAGGGACAGGGTGATTTGAGGGGCCGAGGGCTACAAGGGAGGAATGGttagatgctaaaaaaaaaatgcacagaggtACTTCAAAGACACATACAACATTAAGGAAGCTTTATTTCCATCTCTCTAATATGGCCGGCTTGTATGTTGCTgctaaaaagagagagggagtgtgtaagggagagagagaaaaagggggatgGAGTAAATTCTGTGGTTGGTGGATTTTGAAAAGCAGGTGGGAGGGCATAAAAAAGTCTCtctgaaaagaacaaagttcCCCAGGATTCTTTTCCCCCTAAACCAAGAACTAAACCAAGTCCtgcctcccttcttcttctttcttcttcttctctgggATGACTGTTGGGATTTAAAGGTTGTTAGAGAAGCTCATTCATTTCAAAACTGCTataagttgggggggggggactcttTAAAACACCCCCAAAAGGAGATGCTTGTTTTGTGTTATCTAGAAAGGGTTTTGGGAAGTGAGTTGGGGAGAGTTTCTGGAAATGAGGACTTCCTCATTTTTCTACAATTACCACTGAAAACAGAACATATCAAAGCAGGTTGGTGTAAAAACACCTAACAGATCTTACAAAGGAATGTAATACGAGCCTTTGGGGAATCCTGACACCCAGTCAAATCAAGagtaaaaagacattttttgagacaattgggaaaaaataaatgtgggcTGGGTATTAAATTATATTCATGAATAATTCTTAGTTTTGTTGGGTGTGATAAAATATTGTGGTTATGTTCTTGaatatctttttggtttttttaaattctttatttaaattcaatttagttaacatatactggatttttagtttcaggggtagaattcagtggttcatcagttgcatgtaacacccagtgcgcATTACATCACGtgacctccttaatgtccattaccccccccacctccctcccctcccgcaACAAACCCTAGCTTGtcccctagagttaagagtctcttatggtttgtctccctctctgatttcatctttgtttttccttcccttcccctatgatcatctgctttttcttaaatgccacatatgagcgatatcatatggtatttgtctttctctaactggcttatttcacttagcactgtACCCTCTcattccatccacgtcatcacaaatggcaagatttcattctttctgaagaCTGAGTACGTATCTactccatatcttctttatccgttcctctgttgatggacatttggactctttccatagttcggcttttgtggacattgccgctataaacactGGGTTGCATGTGCTCTTCAAATCGCTAGGTTTGTGTCCTttgtataaatacctagtagtgcgattgctggatcGTAGAGTaagcattttcaactttttgcggaacctccatactgttctccagagtggctgcacccgtttgcattcccaccaacagttcaagagggctcccctttctccggaTCCTCGCCAACACTAGTTGTTTCCTGAGTGGTTTATTTAAGCCAATTTGAcagtgtgagatggtatcttactgtgattttgatGTGAACATCTTTATCTGTTATACACACTGGAGTGTTAAAGTGAGATGATAGGGTGGCTTGTAGTTgctttattacacacacacacacacacacacacacacaaaaggagtGGCGGGTAGGTGACCCGAGTCTGGACGTTGCTGTTCATGGTGGAACCTGGCGGCCGGTGCACAGAGCTCATTACACAGTTCTGTCTTCGGTGGTGCAGGTTTGAAAACTTTCcatttgaaaaaagaaggaaaaaataggcaAACGTCGCAAGTACGAGGACTTAGGTTGGAGAACCAAGGTGGCCCTTCTGGGGAGATGTTCGGTAGAACGGAGGTTTCTGTGCAGCAATCCCTCACACTTGCCCAGGGCCACCGAGGCACCAAAGAGGGAGCAGCTCATCCTTTTGAGTAATAACTCTGTGCCAAGTACTTCACAGGTGATACCTCGACTGAACTCTAGCCCTGGGATGGggatttcttcttctctctc comes from Mustela erminea isolate mMusErm1 chromosome 9, mMusErm1.Pri, whole genome shotgun sequence and encodes:
- the SCN2B gene encoding sodium channel subunit beta-2 isoform X1; protein product: MHRDAWLPRPAFSLTGLSLFFSLVPPGRTMEVTVPTTLNVLNGSDARLPCTFNSCYTVNHKQFSLNWTYQECSNCSEEMFLQFRMKIINLKLERFRDRVEFSGNPSKYDVSVTLRNVQLEDAGTYNCYIMNPPDRHRGHGKIYLQVLMEEPPERDSTVAVIVGASVGGFLAVVILVLMVVKCVRRKKEQKLSTDDLKTEEEGKTDGEGNAEDGPK
- the SCN2B gene encoding sodium channel subunit beta-2 isoform X2, which translates into the protein MPPGRTMEVTVPTTLNVLNGSDARLPCTFNSCYTVNHKQFSLNWTYQECSNCSEEMFLQFRMKIINLKLERFRDRVEFSGNPSKYDVSVTLRNVQLEDAGTYNCYIMNPPDRHRGHGKIYLQVLMEEPPERDSTVAVIVGASVGGFLAVVILVLMVVKCVRRKKEQKLSTDDLKTEEEGKTDGEGNAEDGPK
- the SCN2B gene encoding sodium channel subunit beta-2 isoform X3; translated protein: MEVTVPTTLNVLNGSDARLPCTFNSCYTVNHKQFSLNWTYQECSNCSEEMFLQFRMKIINLKLERFRDRVEFSGNPSKYDVSVTLRNVQLEDAGTYNCYIMNPPDRHRGHGKIYLQVLMEEPPERDSTVAVIVGASVGGFLAVVILVLMVVKCVRRKKEQKLSTDDLKTEEEGKTDGEGNAEDGPK